In a genomic window of Deinococcus radiotolerans:
- a CDS encoding ParB/RepB/Spo0J family partition protein, translated as MTRRGGLNLQAQQQRSLDAQAELQQAVQAAYASGTHEIPLDAIDATGDWNPRGSAGDEPYSEPALAGLMAAIQEYGQLQPILLRPHPDQRGPHRYQLVAGWRRFHSRRLLGDATVLASVFTFRDDQLDALSTLENTQREELNQFEVVRGVFRTLAGQLNVAPEQLPSLMSRVLKTGEDPHDLQDRLKVLTSASLSTFNTKYARVLRLRPEEIRAVYARNLPPTVALELVRLGERAERSEFLTTAMHEAWSTRTARERVNEVLRPEQARPAVHEVAARVTRQLKPARLGKLTGHQQAKVHALLTQLEDLLSR; from the coding sequence ATGACCCGGCGGGGCGGCCTGAACCTTCAGGCTCAGCAGCAGCGGTCACTGGACGCCCAGGCTGAACTGCAACAGGCTGTGCAGGCGGCCTACGCGTCGGGCACCCATGAGATCCCACTCGACGCCATTGATGCGACGGGGGACTGGAACCCGCGCGGGAGCGCTGGCGACGAACCGTACAGTGAACCGGCCCTGGCGGGCCTGATGGCGGCCATTCAGGAGTACGGGCAGCTTCAACCGATCCTCCTGCGCCCCCATCCGGATCAGCGGGGTCCGCACCGCTATCAGCTGGTGGCTGGCTGGCGCCGTTTCCACAGCCGGCGACTGCTCGGTGACGCTACCGTGCTGGCGAGTGTGTTCACCTTCCGCGATGATCAGCTGGACGCTCTGTCCACTCTGGAGAACACGCAGCGGGAGGAACTCAACCAGTTCGAGGTGGTGCGCGGCGTTTTCCGGACGCTTGCAGGTCAGCTGAACGTCGCGCCTGAGCAGCTGCCCAGCCTGATGAGCCGCGTCCTCAAGACTGGCGAGGACCCGCACGATCTGCAGGACAGACTGAAGGTGCTGACCAGCGCCAGCCTGTCCACCTTCAACACGAAATACGCGCGCGTCCTGCGCCTGCGCCCGGAGGAGATTCGCGCGGTGTACGCCCGGAACCTCCCCCCAACTGTGGCCCTGGAACTCGTGCGGTTGGGAGAACGGGCTGAACGGAGTGAGTTCCTCACAACGGCCATGCACGAGGCGTGGTCCACCCGTACCGCACGGGAACGAGTGAACGAGGTACTCCGGCCAGAGCAGGCTCGTCCGGCAGTGCATGAGGTCGCGGCGCGCGTCACGCGTCAGCTGAAGCCGGCGCGGCTGGGCAAGCTCACGGGTCACCAGCAGGCCAAGGTCCATGCGCTCCTGACACAGCTGGAAGATCTCCTGTCCCGCTAG
- a CDS encoding ParA family protein has protein sequence MTVLATYNQAGGSGKTSLTRDLGYALAARGHRVLLIDADPQASLTRWLGLFQVPEDGSVPAALNIQSTIRQVLDETADTLPTPIPAFGMDVIPANRHLKGAELYLSGQLPEEQGRLRHAIQALSGRYDYVLIDTPPADNALVLACIAASDLMIMPVTGSKGLDNIDNVSRVIRQARAINPELNFGLFVVTGYNKNLLHDAEVYEALQQVYGDLGPTAPPVAFRPGIYKDAPNAMQPVAVYRPKSPAVQELDAVAEAVISVANRQAAKVAG, from the coding sequence ATGACCGTTCTCGCTACCTATAACCAGGCTGGGGGCAGCGGGAAAACCAGCCTCACCCGCGACCTGGGCTACGCCTTGGCCGCGCGTGGTCACCGGGTGCTACTCATTGATGCTGACCCGCAGGCCAGCCTCACCCGCTGGCTTGGGCTGTTCCAGGTGCCCGAGGACGGCAGCGTGCCCGCCGCCCTGAACATCCAGTCCACCATCCGGCAGGTGCTGGATGAAACGGCAGACACACTCCCCACGCCGATCCCGGCGTTCGGCATGGACGTGATTCCGGCGAACCGGCACCTCAAGGGGGCGGAACTGTATCTCAGTGGTCAGCTACCCGAGGAGCAGGGTCGGCTGCGCCACGCCATTCAGGCGCTGTCTGGACGGTACGACTACGTACTCATTGACACGCCACCGGCGGATAACGCGCTGGTCCTAGCGTGCATTGCGGCCAGTGACCTGATGATCATGCCCGTGACCGGCTCGAAGGGTCTCGACAACATTGACAACGTCAGCCGGGTGATCCGTCAGGCGCGCGCGATCAACCCCGAGCTAAATTTCGGGCTGTTTGTCGTGACCGGGTACAACAAGAATCTGCTGCACGACGCGGAGGTCTACGAGGCCCTCCAGCAGGTGTACGGCGATCTGGGTCCGACTGCCCCGCCGGTCGCCTTCCGACCGGGCATCTACAAGGACGCGCCGAACGCGATGCAGCCTGTCGCTGTGTACCGCCCCAAGAGTCCGGCCGTGCAGGAACTGGACGCCGTGGCCGAGGCGGTTATCTCGGTGGCCAACCGTCAGGCGGCGAAGGTGGCGGGATGA
- a CDS encoding KGG domain-containing protein, with protein sequence MTKGNGNGGNGGNGGNNNGGRGFAGMDPERQREIAAEGGRAAHESGHAHEFTSEEAREAGRKGGQASHGGGNQGGGNSGGGGRGGQGGSTSQRGGTSEQHAEAGRQSHKND encoded by the coding sequence ATGACCAAAGGCAACGGAAACGGCGGTAACGGCGGCAATGGTGGGAACAACAACGGCGGGCGTGGCTTTGCGGGTATGGACCCGGAACGCCAGCGTGAAATCGCTGCCGAAGGGGGCCGCGCCGCTCACGAGAGTGGGCACGCGCACGAGTTCACCAGTGAGGAAGCGCGCGAAGCGGGCCGCAAGGGGGGACAGGCCTCGCACGGCGGCGGCAATCAGGGCGGAGGGAACAGCGGTGGTGGCGGCCGGGGTGGGCAGGGCGGCAGTACCTCGCAGCGAGGCGGCACCAGCGAGCAGCACGCTGAGGCTGGCCGCCAGAGCCACAAGAACGACTGA
- a CDS encoding type I phosphomannose isomerase catalytic subunit, which yields MTTPLPALLPLSARYQPRVWGGARLAPAVNGTPIGEAWIADGLSAVSSGPLTRHTVNDLMRTYPRALLGEHLDPDAGFPLLIKLLDCRDWLSVQVHPNDAQAQVMVGPGERGKTEAWHFLNVDPGAQLLAGVTPGTTPETLAHAIRSGRILDVSERHGPTVGDTLFIPAGTLHALGPGLLLYEVQQASDTTYRVYDWDRPASAGRALHLEESVAVTRADLRGDWSPARETHGVGDLVRCEQFTLRGARGGDTTTLGDSFGLVTVVEGQLTLEAQGETLLVQPFETVLIPAQARAVHLHGEGRALIATP from the coding sequence GTGACCACCCCCCTGCCCGCCCTGCTGCCCCTCTCCGCCCGCTATCAGCCCCGCGTGTGGGGCGGAGCGCGCCTCGCGCCGGCCGTGAACGGCACCCCCATCGGTGAAGCCTGGATTGCCGACGGACTGAGCGCCGTCAGCAGCGGCCCCCTGACCAGGCACACCGTCAACGACCTCATGCGCACGTACCCGCGCGCGCTGCTCGGCGAGCACCTCGACCCGGACGCGGGCTTCCCGCTCCTGATCAAGCTGCTCGACTGCCGCGACTGGCTCAGCGTGCAGGTCCACCCGAACGACGCGCAGGCACAGGTCATGGTCGGACCCGGCGAACGCGGCAAGACCGAAGCGTGGCACTTCCTGAACGTCGACCCCGGCGCCCAGCTCCTCGCGGGCGTCACGCCCGGCACCACGCCAGAGACGCTTGCCCACGCCATCCGCAGCGGCCGCATCCTGGACGTCAGCGAACGCCACGGCCCCACCGTGGGCGACACGCTGTTCATCCCCGCCGGCACCCTGCACGCCCTGGGCCCCGGCCTGCTGCTGTACGAGGTGCAGCAGGCCAGCGACACCACCTACCGCGTGTACGACTGGGATCGCCCCGCCAGCGCAGGCCGCGCCCTGCATCTCGAAGAATCCGTGGCGGTCACCCGCGCGGACCTGCGCGGAGACTGGAGTCCGGCCCGCGAGACCCACGGCGTGGGCGACCTGGTGCGGTGCGAGCAGTTCACGCTGCGTGGAGCGCGCGGCGGCGACACCACGACGCTGGGCGACTCGTTCGGACTCGTCACGGTGGTCGAGGGGCAGCTGACCCTTGAAGCGCAGGGCGAGACCCTGCTCGTACAGCCGTTCGAGACGGTCCTCATCCCCGCCCAGGCCAGAGCCGTCCACCTTCACGGAGAGGGCCGCGCCCTGATCGCCACTCCGTGA
- a CDS encoding ROK family protein, whose translation MTPLTLSLDIGGSHVTAGLIDAQARHVLRTARREVPHEAPLTTLLGAWADAAREAAQAHAPDVRHLGLAVPGPFDPLGGQSHMTHKFPALHGVPLRPLLREVLGPDFSPALPILFGNDADLFALGEWWASPTRPDRLIGVTLGTGLGSGFILRGQAQQSGPGVPPGGELWNAPDGSGLLEDTLSGPAITRLGEALTGRQGSAADWAQAARKGSGAAQRLWAEFGTRAAQRLAPWADAFGAEELVLGGNVSQAFDLFAPTLHLGTCRVRRSAYFELAPLLGAAALHATPLETHP comes from the coding sequence ATGACGCCCCTGACCCTCAGCCTGGACATCGGCGGCAGTCACGTCACCGCGGGCCTCATCGACGCGCAGGCGCGCCACGTCCTGCGCACCGCCCGGCGCGAAGTGCCACACGAGGCGCCCCTGACCACGCTGCTGGGCGCCTGGGCGGACGCCGCCCGCGAGGCCGCCCAGGCGCACGCGCCAGACGTCCGCCACCTCGGCCTCGCCGTACCCGGCCCATTCGACCCGCTGGGCGGCCAGTCCCACATGACCCACAAGTTCCCCGCACTGCACGGCGTCCCACTGCGCCCCCTGCTGCGCGAAGTCCTGGGCCCGGACTTCTCCCCTGCCCTGCCCATCCTGTTCGGGAATGACGCCGACCTGTTCGCCCTGGGCGAGTGGTGGGCCAGCCCCACCCGGCCCGACCGCCTGATCGGCGTGACGCTCGGCACCGGCCTCGGCTCGGGCTTCATCCTGCGCGGCCAGGCGCAGCAGTCCGGCCCTGGCGTTCCACCCGGCGGGGAACTCTGGAACGCCCCCGACGGCAGCGGCCTGCTGGAAGACACCCTGAGCGGCCCCGCCATCACCCGCCTCGGCGAGGCCCTCACCGGACGGCAGGGCAGCGCCGCCGACTGGGCGCAGGCCGCCCGCAAAGGCAGCGGCGCCGCGCAGCGCCTCTGGGCAGAATTCGGCACCCGCGCCGCGCAGCGCCTCGCCCCGTGGGCCGACGCCTTCGGCGCCGAGGAACTCGTGCTCGGCGGGAACGTCAGCCAGGCCTTCGACCTGTTCGCCCCAACCCTGCACCTCGGCACGTGCCGCGTGCGGCGCAGTGCATACTTTGAGCTCGCCCCACTGCTCGGCGCGGCCGCCCTGCACGCCACCCCCCTGGAGACCCACCCGTGA
- a CDS encoding glycoside hydrolase family 38 C-terminal domain-containing protein, whose amino-acid sequence MTLTRFERRLRELDAQIARLGAWRDDAQHTLPDWTFQASGQAAVPLAPGEPWPVEVQALREQPVAFSTRWTVPADLDGQAGELELDVGGEALVTATLDGQVVASGGLNPYHRRFPLGALRGGVTLDVQVTAVPRGLFGSPTRRPHLERARVCVPQAQVTALHDALKVTAAAIRTLGREGLEGGRDAASRESGSEVAGHLLNVTEEALRQLNWTSSADAHLARLHDLGGGESFTQGLWSTPATRPDRTALPDSLRARSSQAHGALLEGLRTLRGQFPPRGQLALTGHAHLDLGWLWPVHETRRKARRTLHTVTNLMERFSDFTFNQSSAQLFAWLEQDDPALFTRVQAQVAGGRLEPVGGMWVEPDCQMTGGESLARQLLYGQTYFRRAFGRTCEVAWLPDTFGFTPALPQLLAQAGVTGFFTTKLNWNEETPFPHDLFWWQGLDGTRVLSHSLNNPGGSRPGLGGYNGDVRPGDLLGTWERFGAKTSRAWQSRSPESLFTFGYGDGGGGPSEAMLHAYDTLKAFPALPALRMTRVDDFYRTLPRDGLPVWVGELYLQLHRGTLTSQAAIKRLNRQAEHRLLELEALAALHPASPATPGETDGLWQTTLLNQFHDILPGSSIHEVYRDALPELTHVTGRAAELTRAHWQPQDGSWTVFNAATWPRPLSVTLPGVTGGAVSLDGQVLPGQPVEDGLLVHAPHVHVPALGQLTLRLDPAAEPAEPAGTVRAWQDGERVMLEHATLRAEFNRDGHLIRLLDRAANREALGPDGHRLVAYPDLPYAWDAWDVARDLGTDGEPLSGPCTVQITARGPLRAAVRVTRQWRDSAVTQDFTLDAGQHQLNVTLHADWRERHTLLRAETSLNVHAHEAWAETAMGAQPRPTHRNTPADAAQFEVSAHRWLDLSEPGFGVSLLNDGRYGHSTLGDKAALSVARGPMWPDPQADLGAHDVQYALYPHRGDWRAAHTPRAGFDLNSPLLAHPGRLDLRFPPTLSGLDVMLSSLKPAQDGRGVILRVYEAHGQRGTLTLNAGHFSAAQPVNLLEDPLGPAHPAAALEVPVRPYEILSFRLT is encoded by the coding sequence GTGACCCTGACACGCTTCGAGCGGCGGCTGCGGGAACTGGACGCGCAGATCGCGCGGCTGGGCGCGTGGCGTGACGACGCGCAGCACACGCTCCCGGACTGGACTTTCCAGGCGTCCGGGCAGGCGGCCGTGCCCCTCGCGCCGGGTGAGCCCTGGCCGGTGGAGGTGCAGGCCCTCCGCGAGCAGCCCGTGGCATTTAGCACCCGCTGGACGGTCCCCGCCGACCTGGACGGGCAGGCCGGCGAGCTGGAGCTGGACGTGGGCGGCGAGGCGCTGGTGACCGCCACGCTGGACGGGCAGGTCGTCGCCAGCGGGGGCCTGAACCCCTACCACCGCCGCTTCCCGCTGGGCGCCCTGCGCGGTGGGGTCACGCTGGACGTGCAGGTCACGGCCGTCCCGCGCGGCCTGTTCGGGTCACCCACGCGCCGCCCGCACCTGGAACGCGCGCGCGTGTGCGTCCCGCAGGCGCAGGTGACGGCGCTGCATGACGCGCTGAAGGTCACGGCCGCCGCCATCCGCACGCTGGGCCGCGAGGGCCTGGAGGGCGGCCGGGACGCAGCATCCCGCGAGAGCGGCAGCGAGGTCGCCGGGCACCTCCTGAACGTCACGGAGGAGGCGCTGCGGCAGCTGAACTGGACGAGCAGCGCCGACGCGCACCTGGCGCGCCTGCACGACCTGGGCGGTGGGGAGAGCTTCACGCAGGGTCTGTGGTCCACCCCGGCCACGCGGCCCGACCGGACGGCGCTGCCGGACAGCCTCAGGGCCCGCTCCTCACAGGCGCACGGGGCGCTGCTGGAGGGCCTGCGGACCCTGCGGGGCCAGTTTCCCCCGCGCGGACAGCTGGCCCTGACCGGGCACGCGCACCTGGACCTGGGCTGGCTGTGGCCGGTGCACGAGACGCGACGGAAGGCCCGCCGGACGCTGCACACCGTCACCAATCTGATGGAGCGCTTCTCGGACTTCACGTTCAACCAGTCCAGCGCGCAGCTGTTCGCGTGGCTGGAACAGGACGACCCGGCGCTGTTCACCCGCGTGCAGGCCCAGGTGGCCGGGGGGCGCCTGGAACCAGTGGGCGGCATGTGGGTCGAGCCGGACTGCCAGATGACCGGCGGGGAGTCCCTGGCGCGGCAGCTGCTGTACGGGCAGACGTACTTCCGCCGGGCGTTCGGCCGCACCTGCGAGGTCGCGTGGCTGCCCGACACCTTCGGCTTCACGCCCGCCCTGCCGCAGCTGCTGGCGCAGGCGGGCGTCACGGGGTTCTTCACCACGAAACTCAACTGGAACGAGGAGACGCCCTTCCCGCACGACCTGTTCTGGTGGCAGGGCCTGGACGGCACGCGCGTCCTGTCCCACAGCCTGAACAATCCGGGCGGCAGCCGCCCCGGCCTGGGCGGGTACAACGGCGACGTGCGCCCCGGCGACCTGCTGGGCACCTGGGAACGCTTCGGCGCGAAAACCAGCCGCGCCTGGCAGAGCCGATCGCCCGAGAGCCTCTTTACGTTCGGCTACGGCGATGGTGGCGGCGGGCCCAGCGAGGCGATGCTGCACGCCTACGACACGCTGAAGGCCTTCCCGGCCCTCCCGGCGCTGCGCATGACCCGCGTGGACGACTTCTACCGGACCCTCCCGCGGGACGGCCTGCCGGTGTGGGTGGGCGAACTGTACCTGCAACTGCACCGCGGCACGCTGACCTCGCAGGCGGCCATCAAGCGCCTGAACCGGCAGGCCGAGCACCGCCTGCTGGAACTCGAGGCCCTCGCGGCGCTGCACCCGGCCTCCCCGGCCACGCCCGGGGAAACGGACGGCCTGTGGCAGACGACCCTTCTGAACCAGTTCCATGACATCCTGCCCGGCTCCAGCATTCACGAGGTGTACCGCGACGCCCTGCCGGAACTCACGCACGTCACCGGACGCGCCGCCGAGCTGACCCGCGCGCACTGGCAGCCGCAGGACGGCAGCTGGACGGTCTTCAATGCCGCCACGTGGCCCCGGCCGCTGAGCGTCACGCTGCCCGGCGTGACCGGCGGCGCAGTCAGCCTGGATGGTCAGGTGCTGCCCGGCCAGCCGGTCGAGGACGGCCTCCTCGTGCACGCCCCGCACGTCCACGTGCCCGCCCTGGGCCAGCTCACGCTGCGCCTCGACCCGGCCGCCGAGCCGGCTGAACCGGCCGGAACGGTCCGTGCCTGGCAGGACGGCGAGCGTGTGATGCTGGAGCACGCGACCCTCCGGGCGGAATTCAACCGGGACGGCCATCTGATCCGCCTGCTGGACCGCGCCGCGAACCGCGAGGCCCTGGGACCGGACGGGCACCGCCTCGTCGCGTACCCGGACCTCCCGTACGCCTGGGACGCCTGGGACGTCGCGCGGGACCTCGGAACGGACGGCGAACCCCTGAGCGGACCGTGCACGGTGCAGATCACCGCCCGTGGCCCCCTGCGCGCGGCCGTGCGCGTGACCCGCCAGTGGCGGGACTCGGCCGTCACGCAGGACTTCACCCTCGACGCCGGACAGCATCAGCTGAACGTCACGCTGCACGCCGACTGGCGCGAGCGGCACACCCTGCTGCGCGCCGAGACCAGCCTGAACGTTCACGCGCACGAGGCGTGGGCAGAAACCGCGATGGGCGCCCAGCCCCGCCCCACCCACCGCAACACGCCCGCCGACGCCGCGCAGTTCGAGGTGAGCGCCCACCGCTGGCTGGACCTCAGCGAACCCGGTTTCGGCGTGAGCCTGCTCAACGACGGCCGCTACGGGCACAGCACCCTGGGCGACAAGGCCGCGCTGAGCGTCGCGCGCGGCCCGATGTGGCCCGACCCGCAGGCGGACCTGGGCGCCCACGACGTCCAGTACGCCCTGTACCCCCACCGTGGCGACTGGCGCGCCGCGCACACTCCCCGCGCGGGCTTCGACCTCAACAGCCCGCTGCTGGCCCACCCGGGCCGCCTGGACCTGCGTTTCCCACCCACCCTGAGCGGCCTGGACGTCATGCTCAGCAGCCTCAAACCTGCCCAGGACGGACGCGGCGTGATCCTGCGCGTGTACGAGGCGCACGGCCAGCGCGGCACCCTGACCCTCAACGCCGGTCACTTCAGCGCCGCGCAACCCGTGAACCTGCTCGAAGACCCACTCGGCCCGGCGCACCCCGCAGCGGCCCTGGAGGTCCCCGTGCGACCCTACGAGATCCTGAGTTTCCGCCTCACATGA
- a CDS encoding glycoside hydrolase family 125 protein gives MTHTVTPPVHQDPMPAPQRALTPQQTGVITRVQARLSGQPALAALFACCYPNTWQTTLDTLPDGRVFVQTGDIPAMWLRDSAAQMSPYLPLCAADPVVRGAVAGVIRQHAHLLSVDPYANAFNREPGDEYHFDRPAPGPWVWERKYELDSLCYPLWLAWRYWQVTDEAPLDLRPTLHTVLDVLHTEQDHDARSAYTFERPEAYCVLPSDTLTRGGRGAAHHPTGMVWSGFRPSDDACTYPYLVPANAFAVTALEGAAALVRALYGDEALAGRCEEIAGQIRCGIETHGVTEHPTFGRVYAYETDGLGQHLLMDDANVPSLLSLPYLGYCAPSDPTYLNTRRLILSGENPHYHAGAFAAGVSSPHTPGRRVWPIALCMQALTADAGTPEGRAEIRALLGTLAATTAGTNLMHESFNPDDPAEYSRPWFAWANSLLAETILTHLDVLTEPA, from the coding sequence ATGACCCACACCGTCACCCCCCCCGTGCATCAGGACCCCATGCCGGCCCCCCAGCGGGCCCTCACCCCTCAGCAGACCGGCGTGATCACGCGCGTGCAGGCGCGCCTGAGCGGCCAGCCGGCGCTCGCGGCGCTGTTCGCCTGCTGCTACCCGAACACCTGGCAGACGACCCTCGACACCCTCCCGGACGGGCGGGTGTTCGTGCAGACCGGCGACATTCCCGCCATGTGGCTGCGGGACTCGGCCGCGCAGATGAGCCCGTACCTGCCGCTGTGCGCGGCGGACCCCGTCGTGCGCGGCGCGGTGGCCGGCGTGATCCGGCAGCACGCGCACCTGCTGAGCGTGGACCCGTACGCGAACGCCTTCAACCGCGAGCCGGGCGACGAGTACCACTTCGACCGGCCCGCGCCGGGCCCGTGGGTGTGGGAGCGGAAGTACGAGCTGGATTCGCTGTGCTACCCGCTGTGGCTGGCGTGGCGGTACTGGCAGGTGACGGACGAGGCGCCGCTGGACCTGCGCCCCACGCTGCACACCGTTCTGGACGTCCTGCACACCGAGCAGGATCACGACGCGCGCTCCGCGTACACCTTCGAGCGCCCCGAGGCGTACTGCGTGCTGCCCAGCGACACGCTCACGCGCGGCGGGCGCGGCGCGGCGCACCACCCGACCGGCATGGTCTGGAGCGGCTTCCGCCCCAGCGACGACGCCTGCACGTACCCGTACCTGGTGCCCGCCAACGCGTTCGCGGTCACGGCGCTGGAGGGCGCGGCGGCCCTGGTGCGCGCCCTGTACGGCGACGAGGCGCTCGCTGGCCGCTGCGAGGAGATCGCCGGGCAGATCCGCTGCGGCATCGAGACGCACGGCGTGACCGAGCACCCCACCTTCGGGCGCGTGTACGCCTACGAGACCGACGGGCTGGGCCAGCATCTGCTCATGGACGACGCGAACGTGCCCAGCCTGCTGTCCCTGCCGTACCTGGGGTACTGCGCCCCGAGCGACCCGACGTACCTCAACACCCGGCGCCTGATCCTGAGCGGCGAGAACCCGCACTACCACGCCGGGGCGTTCGCGGCGGGCGTGAGCAGCCCGCACACGCCGGGCCGGCGCGTGTGGCCCATCGCGCTATGCATGCAGGCCTTGACCGCCGACGCGGGCACCCCGGAGGGCCGCGCGGAGATCCGGGCGCTGCTGGGTACGCTGGCCGCCACGACCGCCGGCACCAACCTAATGCATGAGAGCTTCAACCCGGACGACCCCGCCGAGTACAGCCGCCCGTGGTTCGCGTGGGCGAACAGCCTGCTGGCCGAGACGATCCTGACGCACCTGGACGTCCTGACGGAGCCGGCGTGA
- a CDS encoding ABC transporter substrate-binding protein: MRHFSTAALSTLLLISAAQPAQAQTAPKKYKIALILGTTTDNFYTSMQCGAVEAARRLGDVELTVQGAPRWDATLQTPVVNAVTASGAQAIAIAVNDGRALFAPLKAANDKGIKIIGVDTRLADSSFVVSNISSDNRALGAEAARTLAKLMGEKGTALIPPITPGITTVADRIQGFIDEIKANHKNIKIVYKGASEDASAFSAAFAANPDITGMFLIANNEALVAAGAIRQLPEDRRDKISVVSFDAAPALVAALKSNQIQAIVAQKPAQMGALAVETARKALMGQAVAKSIPTGGVGLTRANINQPAFAQYVYKSSCK; encoded by the coding sequence ATGCGTCACTTCAGCACCGCCGCCCTCAGCACCCTCCTCCTCATCAGCGCCGCGCAGCCCGCGCAGGCCCAGACGGCCCCCAAGAAGTACAAGATCGCCCTGATCCTGGGCACCACCACCGACAACTTCTACACCTCCATGCAGTGCGGCGCCGTCGAGGCCGCCCGCCGCCTCGGGGACGTGGAACTGACCGTGCAGGGCGCGCCCCGCTGGGACGCCACCCTCCAGACGCCCGTGGTGAACGCCGTGACCGCCAGCGGCGCACAGGCCATCGCCATCGCCGTGAACGACGGCCGCGCCCTGTTCGCGCCCCTCAAGGCCGCCAACGACAAGGGCATCAAGATCATCGGCGTGGACACCCGCCTCGCGGACTCCAGCTTCGTGGTCAGCAACATCTCCTCGGACAACCGCGCCCTGGGCGCCGAGGCCGCCCGCACCCTCGCCAAACTCATGGGTGAGAAGGGCACCGCGCTGATCCCCCCCATCACGCCCGGCATCACCACCGTCGCCGACCGCATCCAGGGCTTCATCGACGAGATCAAGGCCAACCACAAGAATATCAAGATCGTCTACAAGGGCGCCAGCGAGGACGCCTCCGCATTCAGCGCCGCGTTCGCCGCGAACCCCGACATCACCGGTATGTTCCTGATCGCCAACAACGAGGCGCTCGTCGCAGCCGGCGCGATCCGCCAGCTGCCCGAGGACCGCCGCGACAAGATCAGCGTCGTGAGCTTCGACGCCGCCCCCGCCCTCGTCGCGGCCCTCAAGAGCAACCAGATCCAGGCGATCGTGGCGCAGAAACCCGCCCAGATGGGCGCCCTGGCCGTCGAGACCGCCCGCAAGGCCCTGATGGGCCAGGCCGTGGCCAAGTCCATCCCCACCGGCGGGGTCGGCCTGACCCGCGCGAACATCAACCAGCCCGCGTTCGCGCAGTACGTGTACAAGTCCAGCTGCAAGTAA
- a CDS encoding ABC transporter permease: MTTTRPTPPAPAKLALRRVLASQAMLTAGTLLVVMALFTALFPGKFATLYNIQTLMVDYSGIVLLGVGLTFIMTSARFDLSVGAVLVFSCVLGTQAMGALGGADGGWGAVLIGLIVCLGTGLLAGLVNGFLIVKARVPSIIVTLGTLSVAQGAAYVLTGGVDLYAVPKVMLDHIGQGKVLGLPVPIVVAALAVAIGSFVLSQTRFGQYTCATGSNAEAARRAGINIDRVAITLYLISGAGAGLAGFMSLARYGSTTLAAHQNDNLTALLGVVLGGTSLFGGTGTVVGTAVGVFIPGVLSNGLVMMQVLPYWQYIIVGIVLIAVVYIDLVKRRGRTEGG, from the coding sequence ATGACCACCACCCGCCCCACCCCGCCCGCCCCCGCCAAACTCGCGCTGCGCCGCGTGCTGGCCTCCCAGGCCATGCTCACCGCCGGCACCCTGCTGGTCGTCATGGCGCTGTTCACCGCGCTGTTCCCCGGCAAGTTCGCCACCCTCTACAACATCCAGACCCTGATGGTCGACTACTCCGGCATCGTCCTGCTGGGCGTGGGCCTGACCTTCATCATGACCAGCGCCCGCTTCGACCTCTCGGTCGGCGCCGTCCTGGTGTTCTCCTGCGTTCTGGGCACCCAGGCCATGGGCGCCCTGGGCGGCGCCGACGGCGGGTGGGGCGCGGTCCTGATCGGGCTGATCGTCTGCCTGGGCACGGGCCTGCTTGCCGGACTCGTGAACGGCTTCCTGATCGTCAAGGCGCGCGTGCCCAGCATCATCGTCACGCTCGGCACCCTCAGTGTCGCGCAGGGCGCCGCGTACGTCCTCACAGGCGGCGTGGACCTGTACGCCGTGCCCAAGGTCATGCTCGACCACATCGGCCAGGGCAAGGTGCTCGGCCTGCCCGTCCCCATCGTCGTGGCCGCCCTGGCCGTCGCCATCGGCTCGTTCGTCCTCTCCCAGACCCGCTTCGGGCAGTACACCTGCGCCACCGGCTCGAACGCCGAGGCCGCCCGCCGCGCCGGGATCAACATCGACCGCGTCGCCATCACCCTGTACCTCATCTCCGGCGCCGGGGCCGGTCTGGCTGGCTTCATGAGCCTCGCCCGCTACGGCTCCACCACCCTGGCCGCCCACCAGAACGACAACCTCACCGCGCTCCTCGGGGTCGTCCTGGGCGGCACCAGCCTCTTCGGCGGGACCGGCACGGTCGTCGGCACGGCGGTCGGCGTGTTCATCCCCGGCGTGCTCTCCAACGGCCTCGTGATGATGCAGGTCCTCCCCTACTGGCAGTACATCATCGTCGGCATCGTCCTGATCGCCGTGGTCTACATCGATCTCGTCAAACGCCGCGGCCGCACCGAAGGCGGCTGA